DNA sequence from the Poecile atricapillus isolate bPoeAtr1 chromosome 4, bPoeAtr1.hap1, whole genome shotgun sequence genome:
atcccaataaacaacaaaaacactttaaaataagTTTATACCACAATTCTTATGTACTTCTGATGGTTGGAGAggctacctagaacagaggctagacaagGTTAAAAcaataaagtaggtatttattaaaaggccttcaaaggatatACCTTGGGCAGTGCAAAGCCTTGCAGAGGCCACATCCAAGATGGACAACAGCCCTGAAATTCTCAGAAAGATATAAGTTTGGTCTATTTGCATATCAGAAATAATTGTCCAATTATAGTTTCAAGTAATGAAATCACATTTCCCCAGTTTGCTTCCCCCCAGATTCATTTTTGTTTACACTTTCCAGGACCTGAGGCAAATGGCGTAACTTTGGTTCCCAGACCAGAAGTATTGTTTAGTCTGAccaaaaagggaagaaagctAACTAGCCGTCTATAGAGAGTTCAAAGTTACAcactaatgcagtacagaatctgaaaaatgtaAAGCCAAACAGTTAAGGCATCACTTCAACCTGCATAGTCACATAGACACCATATTTCATTTCCTTAGTCTAACACGCTGCAGCAGGATTTACTCTTTCTCTGCAGAATGGGGTCTTTACTGACTCAAACAGGAAGACTCCCATCCCACGTGCAAGCACATCCATGGGACAGAAGAACTGACCATAAGAGCATAACCTTCAGGATCACCTCGCAAGTACACCTAGGGAAGGACAGCAGCTGCTTTGAGAAAGGCAGCAACTGGCACAGTATgtaaaaaaagcagagaatgCATAAGTATTTTTACCAGAATTTGCCAGTCTGCTGCCTGCCAGTCTTGTGATACCAAACCTCATGGACACCAATGGAAGTATTTTATATCTAACGTAACTACTGGAGCTTTGTGGGAAAAGGAAATGCAATATATAATGAGCTCTGGCCTGTGACTAATCCTCACTTCCTTGCCATACCCCACACTCATCTTTAAAGCTGCATACAAAGCTGTAGATCTGTTTTGGGCTGGATTTCATCCTAAAGTGAAAATGGTATCATTTGACTGTCATGCAAAATGGGATGTCATACTCATTAAAAGAGGGAACTGAATAAGTGAAGGCTTCAAAGAAAGTCAGGTGACGACAAATACAACTTAATCTTGTCTCAAAAGATGCTCAACTCAATGTTTGGTAGGTCATGAGGCATACATACTTAGAACTTGCAGTTTCCTCTTCCAGTGGTCCCAGTTCTCGAGATGCTTTATCAGCCACATACACATCATTATCTCTTGtttcatcttcatcatcactACTGAGTACACAGCTGTCTGACTGTCGCTGGCTTCTTAGTCTGAGATTTCTCCTTTGTCGTTGGTTCtctgtaatttaattttgttaagttAGCTATACCATTATCTCTCTCCCTGGAACTATCCTTCAAATGCAAGAATAGATCCTATTCAGCTGGGTTAAAAGCAATCTTAAACAAACTGATTTCCAAATATTAAGGCTGAACATGTCCAGACATTGTGAATATTCTGCTACATACTGACACAAAACACTTGCTCTCTTCACCCTACCAACACCTAAAGCTTAATATTGAAGTTCCTCAGTGTCACACATTCCATGTAATTATACTACCTGTGAATTAATCTCCCGCATAAAGATACTTCTTCCAATCCTTACTGACAGACACTGCTACAAACTGCAACAATTGCTGTGCTGTGGAAGAGAGAGGACTGAACTCAAGTTTATCTCTGCAACTCCAGTATCCATGTAGAAATAATCAAGCAACTAGTcaatgaaacaacaaaaaaagttgCAAAATTAAAACCACTTCCCGCCTAAGCGTTCAGCTACTACTTTTAATGCAGGCATTTATCACTTACTCTTGCTTCATTCAGAGCACAGGACGGATTAAATTCTAGATAAGCAACTGACAACATACTAATACAGCTCTAATGATGTAATCAGAACCACGTCTGAAAGATGTAAAACATGAACTTCTTTAAACCTGTAACTATTTTAACAtctaaagcagaaaaacagtTAATACTTCTCACTGCAAAATTAGAGGCATGTTAGACTACTGAATACTATGAgcacaaataattttctttagttCCTTCACTGCAATACAGGTTAAACAAAACTTCTGACTTTTTTTCATTCTAGTGCTATACAAATTTATGGTCAACTTGGGGCTTAAAGAAATTCTGTctttagaaaataagaaaaagtacTTAGAGCAgcttttgatatattttatttcagatactTTCTACAAGCTCTGATACTAACAGAGACTGGATTCATTCTCTAAGGCACTGGCCAGATGCTTTAGCAATGTCCTTGGCCTTTTGCAGTTTCAATAAATGCTGCTCAAATTCATCggaaaatgcaaacaaaaaaataataattattacaTTTAGGAGAATTCTGTAAGAGCTGATGGAGAGATGGGGACTTCAGATGGCTTTTCTTTATAATGCTGTTTATTCCAGAGACTAGGTTACAGCACAGGGTCGTGGGTCGGCCTACAGCTGCTGGCTATAGGCAAGCCCTGTGTCCTGAAGCCCCTTTGGTTCTGGTTACAATGCATTATatctctttcttttgctgtgcaTATTATTACATAACAACCAATCTGCATCATACacaatatttttacatttaccTATAGCCTATCAAAACTACTAAAATTACCAAACTATGTTAGTGACTAACTAATCATCTGAGTTAGTAATTACCTGTTAAACTTTGAAGATTgctttgcagtggaaaattctttttgctttggtaaaaaacatctttctgtCTGCCTATGCTTTTTTACTTGGTAGCAAACATGATTTCTTTGAAGATCAGGTAACCTGCTGGACTTCAGCCATAAAACTTCCTTCTAACTGACTAAACCTTTGCTCTAAACCTTCTAACCTCactaaacctttgttctctcagctgtttcagcaacaACTATCcctaaaaacatctttttatatatcaaagcttgctttcatttctagacAATCTTCTGCTAAGCATTCATATCCACAaaacttttctgttaaattctcATCCTTCCCAACAGAATTCCATTatcaattttaaaatgtcaacTCACCTTCAACAATCTTGCATCAATACATatgggaagggagagaaaagaaaatacaattagACTTCGTTGTGCATCTAGGCATGGCAGTTCCAACAAAACAAGCTAAGAGTGGTAGGCTTATTTTGATTAAGAATATTTAAAGTAGTATATTAAATGCATTACTGTACAGAACTATGTGGATGTTGATGGTTCTGCCTCCACTGCTCCAAAGGGGTAGAAATACAGGTAACTTATGAATCACCTGAATCCACTCCTGCCTGCTCCCCCATTTTAGTTCCAAGCTTTAGGGTTTTAGGTGATTCattccctttttctcctctaaCAGGCCAGTTCAGCAGTGATGTCCATAAACACTTCATATTATGCCAGCTGCTGAAGAAACCAAATTCCCAGCCTGCTCTTGGTGGAACTGGAGCAGGGTAAGTGCAGATTTTGTTGTTGAGTTGGAGGCCTTTCCTTTGCAAAGGCTCAGGAATAACCCCAGACAAAAATACTCCCTATGCTATTCCTGTTGCTTGTTTCTGCttggcacagcagcagtggcatCCCAAAACTGAGGGAATAAACAACACTGTCAGCTGGATCAAAGACTATTCTAGCTttcaaaagagcagaaaaaaaaataatgtttttaaaagactTCTTGGAGTATTAATCTGAACTTCTTATACTTACTCTTCTTTCCCttggctttttctttaaatcattGTCTTAATGGGCTAttagaaaaaattcttcaccgAGAGTTGTTAAGCATTGGAacgggctgcccagggcagcttgaagtcaccatccctggagttATTTCCAAGACATGCAGATGTGGTGCTTATGGATATGGCTTAGTTGTgggtttggcagtgctgggtgaatggctggactcaatgatcttagtgatcctttccaacccaaacaattctataATTCTACCTTTAATACATCTACAAAAACTTCACCTATCAACTGCATCTCTTTATATTACACTACTTATGACTGATTCATATAAAGTAGATTCTGGAGCAAAAAGCTATTTTATACTACCCTATCACTAACAGCAAGTGCACCTCCAGAACCTCTTTGTTATCTGTAACACAGGACCTTCATGCCCTCACAAGCCAACCCTGAACTTAAAACTTATCCTTAAAGTCAGATTCTATCAGGCAACACACGACAAAACTAATTTGACTACAATATTTAGACAAGTGTGCTATTCACTACTTACCACAACAGAGTCATTGTGAGTTAAGTCAACGACTACAGGATCAGAAGATTCACATGTGAGATCTACTACTTCTTCACCAGCTGAAAACCAAAGTTAGAATCAAGGTCAGAGACTGCAGAGGAAGTAAATTGCCTGCCACAGTGTAACAGCCTGAGATTCAACCATCCCCAGTCCATCTTCTCTTCAGGAACGAGTCCAACATGTCACTTAAGCTTTGCCCTCAGCAACCCACAGAGAGCTTTTCCAGTCCAGTTTTCAGCAAGCTGAAATGCAAAAGAGCAGCTAAGCTCCTCGCATGGTTCACATGTTGTTGTTGGATGACAACAACAGACAATTCATCTGACACAGGAAAATGTTTATCACACAGAAATATAACATGAATCATATAGGCTATAATAGTACTGTGCTGTGCGTGTTCCCTTGAGGGATAGGGCAAAATTAATGATAAAAAGTTTTCCTTATCTTCAAACTTTGGGAGTTCCCAAATTTAGTTTGTCACTCTGTATAGTGGCAGCTGCTGTAACTCCCCTCTCATCTGAACAAACATGCAGATGTTTGAGCAGCTCTTGAGGACCTTTCCTGTGCAACTCATCTATCACTAACAGTGAATGCACTGTAGCTCAGTAACCAACCAAACCAATTTTCAGTTGGCTTGCTGTTTAGCAATGCTATACTAGGCACTTCCTAAAATCATGTCTCCCTTCTTCTCCAGTAAACAGCCTAGAAACTGGCAAAACACATATTCAGTTGGACCCAAACCCTCCAGAAGTACTTTCTATCCTTATCACTTCAAAAGAAAGCTTACCACTTTCTTCAAGTTCTATTGGTTCTGCTTCTGAAGCCATTTCAGCAGTAGAAGCCATAAGCCTGTTTCTTTTTTGAGCTTGCCTAGAACTAACTGCTCCTCCACGACGCTTCCGTTGAGTCTAAGAGAGAACAAAGAATTAGCATTTTCTGTGCAAGCAATATTAACATAGCCCTCAATTTTGCAACACCAAGGAAAGCACACAAGGGTACAGAAAACACTCCTGGAATGGCTGTAATGCTCACCAAAAGGTGCTATGAGTTATTCTTACCTGAACTGATTCCAGCAAGGAAAAAACATCAGCCTAGATCCAGATCTCTTACCAGCTGCCTCACCAAGAAAAAGCTTATCATGATGGTTTGCAAATGAGAAACTAGTTCAGAATTTACCAGATTTTGCTGACATTGTGAGCATTTTGGTACTACTGCTAGCACCTAGAGTGATTAAAAATCTTTACTGAACTTGTATGAAGATTCAATATACTTATGTTCCTGTGTATTAGCTATAAACTCCTAAAACAGTTTGCAGAAATACAATGGAAAACATGTTTCAAGGATCAGGTTTGGATTGAGTAGCAAAATACTTACTGTGCTCATAATGTTCCTTGATCTAAAACCACTGAAAAAGTGGTACAAACACCAAAAAAGTAATGGCAAGGAAGCTACAGCTATAATTTCTGTAGATTCCTTTAGGTAGCTCTCTGATAAGAACTCCAGGTTTCTGAAGTTCAGAGGATGCTGTTCTTCCAAACCTATcaaagagaagggagaaggtTAGATGCCTGCAATGCTTGCACTCTCCAACACCCCCTCTGCTGCAAGATTCCCATTCCTGAGCCACCAGTTTCTGCCAGTCAGAGGAGAGGAAAGTCCACAAGTTCAGTACCTGCAGTGGGGCCTGAAGCCTCATTCTCACCCATGAACTAAACACCTGAAAAAGTGAGTTTGACAGCAAACTCATAGAATATTAAGCAATCCCAATGACAATGAGCTGAAAAGCAACTGAATGATACTCAAGGCAATGTCTGTGGGCAGGAATCAGTGGGAATTTTGTCATAAACAGCCATCTTCAGAGAACCTAAACTCTGGAAGCAGCTTTCTTCTGCAGCCCATCTCCAGATTCCAACAGCTGGGAGACAAACAGCTTGAGAGGAATTTAAAGCAAGTGAAGCAGACAACTTTTAGATTCAAGATGCTTGCTGTTGTGCAGGAGAACATGAATTCACTGTAGCTGCTCTGTTACCTGCACATGTGCATGCCCTGCCAAGGAGGAGAGGTGAAAAGCATAAGGACAGCTCTGTGTAATTGACTGAAGCTCTCATCTTGGAGCCTGGCTGTGGTACAGTTATAGTTACCACCTGTCCAACACACAAtgtggagctggggctgggcacaaGTGTACACAGTGGAGGGACCAGGAAAGTAATAACTTTGTGTCTTGGGGGACTGTATGGTCCTGTATCCCCTATAGATATCCCAATATCCACatctgctctgtgctcaggTATGAGTCCTGTAGCTTCAAGTTAGATCcgagagagagggggagaagtaGTGGAATTATTTTGGCACCTGTGTTCAAAAACACAGAGATAAGCCTCTCAGTTTCTCCCAGCTCTCCACTTTCTccagggagaagagagagagagagagagagagagagagagagagagagagagagagagagagagcgagcaCAAGCGAGCTGAGgcagtaacttttttttctgggacTGTGGCTTCTTCTTCTGGAACTGTTCAGCTTTTCTTGGGTCAGAAACAGAACATTGCCtgccccccccctcccccagcagcctggaggggacCATGATACACCCCAATGCCAGAGAGAAACAATCCACACCTACAGAAAGGACTCTGA
Encoded proteins:
- the RNF4 gene encoding E3 ubiquitin-protein ligase RNF4; its protein translation is MSTTQRKRRGGAVSSRQAQKRNRLMASTAEMASEAEPIELEESAGEEVVDLTCESSDPVVVDLTHNDSVVIVEENQRQRRNLRLRSQRQSDSCVLSSDDEDETRDNDVYVADKASRELGPLEEETASSKPSGTVSCPICMDVYSEIVQSGRLIVSTKCGHVFCSQCLRDSLRNANSCPTCRKKLTHRQYHPIYI